The following DNA comes from Allobranchiibius huperziae.
GCACCATGATCCGCGCCTACTCCGTGCATGACGTACGCGCCGCCGAGGACGCCGTCCGGCAGCGTCTCGCCGACGGTGCTCTGATGTCCCGAGCCGCCGAGGGTCTGGTGCAGGTGGCCGAGATCCGGCTCGGCGACGGGGTGCGGGTCGTGGTGCTCGCGGGCGCGGGCGACAACGGCGGCGACGCGCTCTACGCCGCCGCGCATCTGGCGGGGCTCGGCCACAACGTGGCGCTCGTGCAGACCGCAGACAAGGTGCACGAAGGCGGCTTGCGGGCAGCTGTCGCGGCGGGCGCCGTCGCGATGGAGTGGCGTGAGGGCGAGATCCCCGATCCGGTCCGGGACGCACTCGCCGACGCCGACCTGGTCATCGACGGGATCCTCGGGATCGGCGGCCGACCCGGCCTGCCCGATCATCTGACCCGACTGCAGGAGCGCATCGGGGACGGCTCGTACGTGCTGGCCGTCGATCTGCCGTCCGGGTGCGACCCCGCGGGAATGGTCGGCTCCGATCGGCTCACCGCCGACGAGACCGTCACCTTCAGCCTCCTCAAACCGGTGCACCTGCTGCCCGCGACGCAGGCCGCGTGCGGGCTGCTCACCGTGATCGACATCGGTGTCACCGAGCCGGACGCACCGACCGCCGAGCGACTCACCTACCAGGACGCCGGGCTGCTGTGGCCCGTGCCCGGCCCGGATGACGACAAGTACTCCCGCGGCGTGCTCGGCAGCATCGCGGGAGGCGAGCACTACACCGGCGCCGCCGTGATGTCGGTGACAGCCGCGGTCACTGCGGGTGCCGGGATGGTGCGGTACGTCGGACCGGACGCGCCCACGGCGCTGTTGCGTCAGGTGGTGCCCGAGACCGTCTTCGGCGTCGGGCGCGTGCAGGCGTGGGCGATCGGATCGGGCATGGACCTCTCCGACGCCTCGGCGGAGCAGCTGTCGGCAGCCCGTGAGGCGCTCGACTCCGACCTGCCCCTGCTGCTGGACGCAGGCGGCCTGGATCTGCTGGAGGCTCCCCGGGATGCGCCGACGCTGCTCACCCCGCACGCCGGAGAGCTGCTGCGCCTGGCCCGGCGGTTGCACCTGACCGTCGAGGGGCACACCGGCGACGACGGCGAGCTGGCCGACGACGCCGTACGCCGGGCACCGGTGCAGGTCGCGCGGGCCGTCGCGGACCACCTGCACGTCACCGTGCTGCTCAAGGGCAGCGTCACGGTGGTCGTGCCGCCGAGCGCCTCCGGGCTGCCGATCCGCAGCCAGGCCGACGGTCCGAACTGGCTCGCCACCGCCGGGTCCGGCGATGTGCTCGGCGGCCTCGCCGGCGCTCTGCTCGCTGCCGGTCTGTCGCCGCTGGACGCCGGAAGCCTGGCCGCGTTGGTGCACGGTGTCGCGGCCGACCGGGCCAACCCGGGCGGCCCGGTGCGTGCCCTCGACGTCGCCCACGAGCTGGGCCGCACGGTCGCCTACCTGCTGCGCACCGCCGCCACCGACGACAACGAGGACGAGCGATGAGCGACGGGACGGGGATCCTCGTTCCCGAGGTCGACGGCACGCGCGGCACCTCCGTCTTCGGGCGGGCGGTCGTCGGTGACGCGCTGCGCGGCGCCGACCCGGTCGGCGCGACCGCCGTGGCCCGCGAGACCAACTGGCGCCGCGGTTACCTGACCCACTTCCACCGCCTCGTCGAAGCCGGCATCCCCGACGCCGACACAGCCGTCGGTATGGCCCGTGACGGCCTGGTGTCGGTGCAACGCCGGATGCGAGCGACCACCGACGACGGCGAGGTGGCGCTCGTCGACCTGTTGGGCAGCGTCCGCCCGGCCCTGCCGCTGCGCTCGCAGACCGTCGAGGGAGGCGCGGAGCCGGAGACCGAACTCACGCTGCCGTACGACGGTCGCCGGCTGCGGGGCGAGGAACTGCGCGACCGGTTGCACACGTGGACCGCCGCCGGCGTCCTCGAGCCGGGCGCCGAGCAGGCGGTGGTCAAGGTCATGGACCACCCGGAGTGGCTCTCGATGCCGGGCCGGACCCTGGTCACCCTGGGTGCCGCCTCCGAGATGGGGCCGCTGCACTCGATCCTGCGCTGGGGCGGGCACGTGGCCGCGCTCGATCTG
Coding sequences within:
- a CDS encoding bifunctional ADP-dependent NAD(P)H-hydrate dehydratase/NAD(P)H-hydrate epimerase, producing the protein MIRAYSVHDVRAAEDAVRQRLADGALMSRAAEGLVQVAEIRLGDGVRVVVLAGAGDNGGDALYAAAHLAGLGHNVALVQTADKVHEGGLRAAVAAGAVAMEWREGEIPDPVRDALADADLVIDGILGIGGRPGLPDHLTRLQERIGDGSYVLAVDLPSGCDPAGMVGSDRLTADETVTFSLLKPVHLLPATQAACGLLTVIDIGVTEPDAPTAERLTYQDAGLLWPVPGPDDDKYSRGVLGSIAGGEHYTGAAVMSVTAAVTAGAGMVRYVGPDAPTALLRQVVPETVFGVGRVQAWAIGSGMDLSDASAEQLSAAREALDSDLPLLLDAGGLDLLEAPRDAPTLLTPHAGELLRLARRLHLTVEGHTGDDGELADDAVRRAPVQVARAVADHLHVTVLLKGSVTVVVPPSASGLPIRSQADGPNWLATAGSGDVLGGLAGALLAAGLSPLDAGSLAALVHGVAADRANPGGPVRALDVAHELGRTVAYLLRTAATDDNEDER